Part of the Cololabis saira isolate AMF1-May2022 chromosome 15, fColSai1.1, whole genome shotgun sequence genome, CATAAAATCACACCGCTATATTCATTTGACCCCGTGctgtgattttaaaataaagttttttgtgatcaactttttatttatttttaatttatatatatagagGAGAAGCGTCCCCACactccaagaaaaaaaaaacaacaaaacaccacctgCTCAGATGCTGCTCCCCCCTTCCTCCCCACAccctccacccccaccccatacccccctcatgttaaaaTAAAGTTGTGCTGTGCTGGCGGTCAGCTACAGTAAAACTCGTGTGATCCGCACCTTCCTCAGCTCGTACTAAGCGCACTTGTACATATACCTTCCTGAAACACCATGTGACTAACAACCCAAGATGGATAAATACAGACCAGAGATAAATAAGTCTAAAACACCTAACCTAAAGTCACTATAAATGGCTCCAGCAGCCTCTTCTTCTGAACAGCATTAGTCTGCTCGTCTGTCCAGGTCAATACAGAGGTAGATATACTCTATTTCTTCTCCCATGATGGTGATGAAGTTTCTTCTTCAATACAAACGTGAACCTgaggagaaaaataagaaatctgacataaaactgaaaacacagACGTCCAGTAAACATTCAGAGAGCTCCAACAAACAAGCACATTTTTTGGAAAATGGTGATCTGAATGATTAAAATCTAAGTTTTGTTAAAATATTTAACTGGAAGGTGAACACTGGATTATATCATTCatcaatattttattgattagcTTCACTTATTTTATGATAAAATATCAACAAGCTTCTTCTACCCAAATAAAGATTCAGATATgcttaacaataaataaaaaagcactTACGAACTTTAATTATTGTTCTTTTAATACTTTGTTCAACATATAAATGAACTCATTAACTCACTGGGTTCAGCTTTTTGTTCATCATTCAGTTTTAGGAAGCATTTGCTGCATGCTGTCTTGGCTGTCAGCTGTACgatgaaaaataaagttaattAAAATCCTGATCTGATCTGAATCTAAGACAAACATTTGAAGCTGCAGGAAACAATCCTGAAAAAGTTCTTCaggacaaaaacacaaaaatcctTCTGAAACTACTGAATTCATCAGAAATCAGATGATGAAGAAAGAAACACGTTTTACTTACGAGATGGAGAACTATtgtctgaaataaaaagaaatgacaCATTACCACATGTTACAGTTAAAAAAATGTGACTTTTCCTTTACATCATGAACCATTATTCATATTTCTGTgaaaatgtttctgtttctcAGTTCTTACACTTGTTATAGTttggaaaaaatattttactggtTGGTTGATCAGACTTTGTTCCTGTTGCattgataaaaatataaaagcctAAAATCAAAATACTGAACACAGGATAAAATAATTTCTCACTGTTCTTTTTATGAAGACGAAACTTGTTTTTGTGAATAGCGACTCCGACTCCGACAACCACAGTGATGATGACGACATCGAGAACAACCAGAGCAACAACGATGGGGACGATCATGTCGTTTGGTTTCGCTGTTGagaaaacagataaataatCTGAATATTAAACAAACATTCATGAACTAAATTTAACCCTGTTTACAGTCTCTGCATGTTTTTTATACCATTTACATGTATTTTATGagtttatttaaacatatttactgAGAACATTAACTTATTCTTGCAGCTGAAAACTTCAGTTTCACAACAACAAAGTTCTCTTTCTCTGGTGATCTTTTACAAACTTGTGAATTCATATCTAAAATAACTTAAATCCacataaaaatctaaataaacctGTAAGTTACTGATTACACTGATTTATGTAAGTTAATGGTAAGTGAACAGAAATAACAAACTAAAAATTTACCTTTATAGGTCTTTAAAACAATTATTGTTTTAAAGACCTATAAAGGTTTATCTTTAAATCCTGGGAATTCATTTACTTTTCTGGAAACTTGATTCACATTTGGGGATTTATGTGCTGCTGTGAAGTTAAACTGGATCTTGAtgttttataatgtaataaatgaagataaaattaatataaaaaaattgatatataaatgtataaccTATGTCAATATTATaatgaacaaataaaacaaacgaacaaacaaaTTTTACAATTTCATTCAACTCTTACGTTCATTGGACCGGACCCATGGTCGGTCCAGTTTGGTGATGATGTCGTTGTTGTCTCCAGACAGCTGAATCACACATTCGTACTTGGTCCAGTCCTCAGATGAGTCTGATGGAAGTCTGAGGTGAACAGTCATCTGGAAGGTCCCGTCGTGGTTGGGGAGGATCTCTCCTTTGTCCACACCTTCAtggatctcctctccatccttcctCCAGAACATCTCGGCTCTGTTGGGGTAGAAACCTGTAGCGTGGCAGCTGACTGGAGAGGAGGATGTTTTCTGGAGGAGAGACACTGTAGGAcgctctgcagaggaaacaaagTTTATACTGTCTGTATTCATATTAACACTTTAATATGTGATGCACTTTGAATGTTTTACTTACATATAATTCAATTGAGTCAATTTCAAGAGTGATGAATAAGAAGTGAGGGATGGTTTAGATGAAAAAGACAGATGGAGAGATGTTATACAGAAGGGAAAGAAAGACCAAGTTAAATAGAGATAATAAAGTAAAATAGGACAGAATAAATTGTTCATAAGGAGAAACAATATACATTAAACCAAGTCATATAAAGATTTTATTTCTTAGAACTGTCAGGTCATGTGACTCCACCTGTTCTCATCAGAGAGCTCCTCCCATAGTTCACATACTTCTTCACCCACTCAGGACAAATCTGGGTGAAGTAGTTCTTCTGCGTTTGCATCAAACCTCTGTCATGATCCCACTTGTGTTTGGTGATGACAGCCTGTGGTGTTGGAGCGATCCATGACTCCATCTTTTCGTCCAGAGCTACAAAGTCTTCTCCATCGTAACCAACCTGATAATAACCTTTAACGTCTCCAGTCTCATCGTCCCACTCACATCCATACATATTCTGGAAAATGTGAACACCtgagaaacagaaacaaacagaaacactgACGTCTGAACACAGAGATTCAGTAACGTTGAAACTAAAACACAACCTACAGCCTCTGATGTGAATGAAGTGTGTTTTAGAGAGAAGATGCTGAGATGATGATCACACCAGTAGACACTTGAGACCTGGTCCAGTATTTAACATCTGAAACTCTGTTTTAACAAACATCATCTTCTCAACTGTCCTGAGGGTTTTCTAGAAGCTTCCTCTGAAGGAACGTCTCAGTCCAGTTTGATCTCCAAACTTCACCTGCTCAGTGAGGAAGAGGAGTTCTGATTAATAGAGTTACTACAACTGATCACAATAATCCtgagaccagcaggaccagcatgGAGACCGTGTGGACGTCCTGACACTACAACGTACTACCACTAACTACATTTTTAATAAAGATGAGCAAACAGAAGAGTTAAAGTCATCTAACTGTAAATTAGTCCACATTTTGAGGACGATAAAGATctaaaatgttaaatataaacTTGTTACTTTAGACCAGATCACAGCTTCTGTTTGTCTTCAGATTTATGTTTCGTATCTTTAGTCTGAAGGTGtgttcttattagggcccgagcacttacagtatctgtaggaatttttgtcgttattctttctttcttctgacgaaaggaggaccttttttcccccctaaacgtgccccgaaagtcaccaaattttgcacgcaagccagacaTGGCGGAAAATTTGatatagaaaactttgtgcctcaagccccacaatacggttggacgtacatgcacggaaatcggtacacacctgtatcatgtcgcaacttaaagaaaactctcttggcgccatggccgaaacgcaacaggaagtcagccattttgaacattttgaattaatcgccgtcattttggcgaaatttatgccatttcttcagccgcttcagagcccgaaccgtaatgtgcacccaggtgtgttatacatctaaatgtgcgtctccatcctgcaacaacgcgcattacttttctctttcaaaagcgttaccgtggcgacgctagacgccaaaaagcacgcccccccttcatctgattggtccatatttgatagttccccaaaagtcaccaaattttgcatgcaagccaggcctggcgataaatttgatatttaatggtttgcattaataggcgtggcctaacggctcaacagcgccccctagaatacttttctctaccataacttttgaatggtttgacataaagagttgtgggtggtgttattggactcagtattgagaacttgaccttcattggcctgaattagccccgccccttcttctaattggtcaatatttgatagtccctcttttctgccataacttttgaatggtttgacatagaaagtcgtgggtggtgtcttttctgatatgcttatggggggctgtggccatgagtgcgagggcccgttcatcgctgcttgcagctttaattggatGTTTAATTTTCAGCCAGAATtcattaaaatataaaagttgAATTATTTCTGCTGTCAGTTTGTCAGTAATATAGCCTCAACATAAATCTGATGATGagatacatttaaaatgtttccatcATTCAGATATTCAGAATCTGTCACATCAGTCTGTTTGTACATTACCATGGAGACACCACCAGATGTCATCCCAAAACCAAACACCTACTTCAAAATTCAGAGAAGAGGAAACTGCAAAACTACAAAAATTAATTTTTACCTCCTTATTttagaacaaaaaaaaggaaacagggCAAACAAAATTCAGATAAAGTGATTAAAGATTGAAgaagtaaatattaaaataacccTAAAACCCTCAAAACACCTGAGGGAACAGCAGCAACACAAACACCATTAAAATAAGAAGCTACCATAAAACCATTTATGTGTTTATGTGATTTTTATCCATGATGACACCTTTTATCTAAGTTAAAGGAAGAATAACGATCAAATGTTTTCTTGCTGTTTTTCAGTTCAGATATCAAATACTTTGTTGGTGAGTACTTTAAATGACCGTCTGAGAAGTTTAAACCTGGGACCAGTCttctgtttttcatcaaacacatTAAAAGATTTGAATAAACACAATCTGTCAGACACGTGAATGTGCATAAGTTTGATTGTGTTCATCCACGTTTCCCTCCAACCAGGTAAGTGTGTCCGCTGCTCTGTGGCTCTCAGACGCCTGTTAAACCCCAGTTTTATGAAGATAAAGGAGGATATTGATCATGAGAACAACAGCTGTGTTGTCTGATCACAGAGAGGGTTGAGAGAAGCTGCTGCACAGAGACTGGACTCTGTCTGAGAGACCAACCACAACCTCCCTGTTCTCTACTTTTATTTCATCCAGTCTGGAGGAGGTGAAGAACAAGTTCTGTTTCAGTTGTAGAAAACGCTGCTTTAGTGAGGATTTACTGTTTAACTGCTGAGCAGCATCTTTACTGGCGCTtcatgtacttttacttttagttGCTACCAGATGAgtgtttgtctccttttttcagGTGAATCGTGTCATGATCTCTTCATGTCCTCCGTCACCTGCTGGTGCTTCAGCTCCAGAAGAAATTCACATCTAACCCGTCAACATTTACTATGTAAGAAACTACAAAGTTAGAAATCATCTTATCGTCTCATTTTTGTGTCGGTGAACAGACCGACTAGAACAGATGTTTTAATGAATGTTCAGAATAACGAGACAGCAGATGAGAAAATCCACaataaaattattttgtgtttgtttctgtcCCTGACAGAAACAACGAGGAAATAAGgtaaatgttgtgttttcacgAGTCCTGCTGCAGAATACTGACATCAGAGGTCTGAGCTCACGTCTGCTGACTGCAggaggtttttttattttatttcagactTTATCAACATTGTAAATGTTCATGACTGTAAACAAAcatcaaataaaattgatttaatCTCATCAGTTTCTGTTCTTTACTGTCAAATAAACAGAATCACTGCAGTAAAACTACTGTCTCACTGACGTTTCTCTCAAAATCTATCTGTGTTTTGGAGTATtactaaataaaaactaaatgaatcaatagaaaaaaaataataataacacacatgTCCAATAAACAGAGAAACAGAAACTAACCTCTAGTTTGGTTGAAGCGCTTCTTTGCATTGTCAATGTTGGCTATGAAGCTCATCTGTTTAAATACACAGGAACCAGTCTCACTCATCCAGTAATATTGATCATCTTCTGTGACTCTGCTCATCCAGTCCTGTTTAGGTTCTGTCTTCCCGGTGTTGCTGTCATAGTAAACAATCTGAACATCATCTACTAATCCAACAGCCACAAACTCTGGGAAGTTTGGGATTCCAGATGATCCAGAGTAGAAATACTTCAGAGAGTGAATCACTGCAAGAAGAAACGAAtgttgacattttagttttggaACACGCACTTACTGTCACGGCCAGAAAGCATGTGAGTGAAGCTGATGCTAATGAAAGAGAAAGTTTATGCTTACAAAAGGATATAAACTTTCTCCGCCATTGGGCAATGGCAGAGTTCGATGGTGCCAGGCCTGCCGGCGGCTCTGCTGCTGTTCGGACAGAGTCCGCATTACTAACAAACTAACGTGGGATAGTTCTAGGAGAGGACGCTGGCGTTGTCTGTTCGCCGCTTCCACCGAGTCATTCGGCCTAGTCCtatcactgctatgctgatgacacacagctctactGTAGATGAGGACAACCCCCACTTCTGCTTCCCACTCTATATCCACAGTCACCACCTGCCTGGAGAACATGGAGTCATGGATGAAACTCAATTTTCTTCAGCTAAACAGTTCAAAAACAGAAACTAGTTGGCACACCACATCAGCTCCGCTCTTCTACCATCACCTCTATCACCTTCTCTGGTCAAAACATCCCTCTTTCCACATCTGTCACCAACCTAGGTGTTAAAATGGACCCCAAACTTACTTTTGACACCCACTTCAAACACCTctgcaaaacagttttttatcacCAAACTCCGTCCAACACTCACCCTGACAGATGCAGTAAAGCTTGTCCATGCCTTTGTCTCGTCCAGAATGGATTATTGTAATGCTCTCCTCACCGGAGTCTCAAACAGGAACATCCAGAGATTTCAACATATACAAAACAGCGCTGCCAGGATCCTGTTAAGTGTCCACAAATACGACCATATCACCCCTTCtctgaaatcactacactggttCCCCATGCCACTCAGAATTGAGTATAAGCTCTCCCTCCTCACTCATCAGTGCATTCACAGACATGCCGCCCAATACCTAAAAGAACTACTCACCATCCAGATCTCCTTATTCAACCTCCGTTCTGCATCCAAAAACACCCTCCCAGTCCCCAGAACCAAGCTCTGCACTACGGGCGATCGGGCCTTTTCCTCTGCTCCAAGGCTGTGGACCGCCCTCCTCGACCATCTGAGGGCCCCACAGACTGCAGAGGCTTTTTAACGTGACCTGAAAACTCACCGTTTTAAGAAAGCTTATAGCTAATATGTCTTTTATatgctctgtttttaaatatgttttaaaaaatgttcatgttttatttttctgctctgtagcactttgagattgctaaatataaagtgcattataaataaaatgtattattattttattgttattatagttTTTAGAGTTTAGTTcttcataaattattaaataatgcTCTTTACGTTCAGACATGATCTCAAACAAGCGCAGTATATGACATTAGATGCTTTTATAAACTGTTTAGAACTTatgacaaatataaaaacagatttacaaataaaatgtttaatgtaacgttcatatttcatatttttatatTCTCATCATTTATATAGtttgaataaaatgtttaaaatacttaaataccAAAACTAGATTTTTGTTTAGTGTTGTATCTTCttct contains:
- the LOC133460674 gene encoding H-2 class I histocompatibility antigen, Q9 alpha chain-like; translated protein: MRLLFLLVMGINLTSAVIHSLKYFYSGSSGIPNFPEFVAVGLVDDVQIVYYDSNTGKTEPKQDWMSRVTEDDQYYWMSETGSCVFKQMSFIANIDNAKKRFNQTRGVHIFQNMYGCEWDDETGDVKGYYQVGYDGEDFVALDEKMESWIAPTPQAVITKHKWDHDRGLMQTQKNYFTQICPEWVKKYVNYGRSSLMRTERPTVSLLQKTSSSPVSCHATGFYPNRAEMFWRKDGEEIHEGVDKGEILPNHDGTFQMTVHLRLPSDSSEDWTKYECVIQLSGDNNDIITKLDRPWVRSNEPKPNDMIVPIVVALVVLDVVIITVVVGVGVAIHKNKFRLHKKNNNSSPSPDSQDSMQQMLPKTE